From Candidatus Sphingomonas colombiensis, one genomic window encodes:
- the ccmE gene encoding cytochrome c maturation protein CcmE, giving the protein MKAKHQRLTLALLAVAAIVGAALLALSALKDQAAFFYAPSDVTPQTLPLGRAVRLGGMVEKGSIKRATDGVTIHFRVTDGRSTTPVSFTGIAPDLFKENSGVVAEGEFHPDGSFVATNLLAKHDEKYMPPELAGKMHETKSLEQ; this is encoded by the coding sequence GTGAAGGCCAAGCATCAACGTCTGACGCTGGCGTTGCTGGCGGTGGCGGCGATCGTCGGCGCGGCATTGCTCGCGCTGTCCGCGCTCAAGGATCAGGCCGCATTCTTCTACGCGCCGTCAGACGTAACGCCGCAGACGCTGCCGCTGGGCCGCGCGGTGCGGTTGGGCGGCATGGTCGAGAAGGGCTCGATCAAACGTGCGACCGATGGCGTGACGATCCACTTCCGCGTCACCGATGGTCGCTCGACGACTCCCGTCAGCTTCACCGGGATCGCGCCGGATCTGTTCAAGGAGAACTCCGGCGTGGTGGCGGAGGGCGAGTTCCATCCCGATGGCTCGTTCGTCGCGACCAACCTCCTCGCCAAGCATGACGAGAAATATATGCCCCCGGAACTGGCCGGAAAAATGCACGAAACGAAGTCGCTCGAACAATGA
- the ccmC gene encoding heme ABC transporter permease CcmC, whose amino-acid sequence MPPLHALANPARFLKLARPLTPAATWLGIALIALGCWAGLTQTPPDYLQGETVRILYIHVPAAWLGMGGWSGVALSSIAFLVWRHPLADVAARAVAVPGAAFALICLVTGAIWGRPTWGTYWQWDGRLTSMLLLFFVYLGYIALARADRERGGDGRIPALFGIAGTILLPVIRYSVVWWHTLHQGPSIGLTSSSIDRSLLWPLPIMLAGFSLLFVGIVLMRMRAILGAAKAEARMRRKAAA is encoded by the coding sequence GTGCCCCCGCTCCATGCCCTTGCCAATCCTGCCCGCTTCCTGAAGCTGGCGCGACCGTTGACCCCGGCCGCCACCTGGCTGGGCATTGCGTTGATCGCGCTCGGATGCTGGGCGGGGCTTACGCAGACGCCGCCGGATTATCTTCAGGGCGAAACGGTGCGCATCCTGTACATTCATGTGCCGGCCGCCTGGCTGGGCATGGGCGGGTGGAGCGGGGTCGCGCTGTCGAGCATCGCCTTCCTCGTTTGGCGTCATCCGCTGGCCGATGTCGCGGCGCGTGCCGTGGCGGTGCCCGGCGCGGCGTTTGCGCTGATCTGCCTCGTCACCGGCGCGATCTGGGGGCGGCCGACCTGGGGCACTTACTGGCAATGGGACGGGCGGCTGACATCGATGCTGCTGCTGTTCTTCGTCTATCTCGGCTATATCGCGCTGGCCCGTGCGGATCGCGAACGCGGGGGCGACGGACGTATTCCCGCGCTGTTCGGTATCGCCGGAACGATCCTGCTGCCGGTCATCCGTTATTCGGTGGTGTGGTGGCACACGCTGCATCAGGGGCCGAGCATCGGGCTGACCAGTTCCTCGATCGATCGTTCGCTGCTGTGGCCGCTGCCGATCATGCTCGCGGGATTTTCGCTGCTGTTCGTCGGCATCGTGCTGATGCGGATGCGCGCGATACTTGGCGCTGCCAAGGCAGAGGCGCGGATGCGCCGGAAGGCGGCGGCGTGA
- a CDS encoding Glu/Leu/Phe/Val dehydrogenase dimerization domain-containing protein: MMMDWGFADFDAHEGVHLFTDPASGLHAVVAIHSTTLGPAAGGVRFWHYASASGAITDALRLSRGMSYKNAMADLALGGGKGVVLAPAPGATISEAQLKAFGRAVESLGGRYVTAEDVGMSVERMKVIASETRYVSGLPVESGAAGGDPSPFTAMGVYLGVKAAAKRGLGAGDVKGVRIAVQGVGSVGGGVARLLAADGAILTVADVDQKRAEALAAELGANVVRTDEILALDVDLVSPNALGAVLNEASIGALKAKVVAGAANNQLATSEDGRRVHERGILYAPDYVINAGGIINVGLEYLGHGDEADVLARIDRIPGRLNQVWDESDASGDPASDVADRIAQRLIGRG; the protein is encoded by the coding sequence ATGATGATGGACTGGGGCTTTGCCGATTTCGACGCGCATGAGGGCGTCCACCTGTTCACCGATCCCGCATCGGGGCTCCATGCTGTCGTTGCCATTCACTCCACCACGCTCGGCCCGGCCGCGGGCGGCGTGCGTTTCTGGCATTATGCGAGCGCGAGCGGCGCGATTACCGATGCGCTGCGCCTGTCGCGCGGCATGAGCTACAAGAATGCGATGGCGGATCTCGCGCTGGGCGGCGGCAAGGGCGTCGTGCTGGCGCCGGCGCCGGGGGCCACGATCAGCGAGGCGCAGCTGAAGGCGTTCGGCCGCGCGGTCGAATCGCTCGGCGGGCGATATGTGACGGCAGAGGATGTCGGCATGTCGGTGGAGCGGATGAAGGTGATCGCGAGCGAAACGCGCTACGTTTCCGGCCTGCCGGTCGAAAGTGGCGCGGCCGGTGGCGATCCCAGCCCCTTTACCGCGATGGGCGTTTATCTGGGCGTCAAGGCGGCGGCGAAGCGTGGGCTGGGCGCGGGCGACGTGAAGGGCGTGCGAATCGCGGTTCAGGGCGTCGGCTCGGTTGGTGGTGGCGTTGCGCGTCTGCTCGCGGCCGATGGCGCGATACTGACGGTCGCCGACGTGGATCAGAAGCGCGCGGAAGCGCTGGCGGCGGAGCTGGGCGCGAATGTGGTGCGCACGGACGAGATTCTGGCGCTGGACGTCGATCTCGTCAGCCCCAATGCGCTGGGCGCCGTTCTGAACGAGGCGTCGATTGGCGCGTTGAAGGCGAAGGTTGTCGCTGGTGCGGCGAACAATCAGCTCGCGACCAGCGAGGACGGTCGCCGCGTTCACGAGCGCGGGATTCTCTACGCGCCCGATTATGTCATCAACGCGGGCGGCATCATCAATGTCGGGCTGGAATATCTCGGGCATGGCGATGAGGCGGACGTGCTGGCGCGGATCGATCGCATTCCGGGCCGCCTCAATCAGGTGTGGGACGAAAGCGACGCGAGCGGCGATCCCGCCTCCGACGTCGCCGATCGTATCGCGCAACGCTTGATCGGGCGCGGCTGA
- the gspN gene encoding type II secretion system protein N — translation MIRVRLASGRGTLFVAVLITALIVLLPMRLALGWFGVAEAGMTARDVSGTIWSGALTDSRFGDIAMGDLSARVSPLQLMLGRARIGLAAPDGAAGPRLTGAVDVTRHTVGLTGVTASLPVGNAFAPVPVTTLELDGVSVRFKAENCDRAEGRVRAILTGDVAGQVIPASMSGTPRCDAGALLLPLTSPAGEGSTIRIWPDGRYHADLTLAPADPAQAARLQASGFVQTQQGWQLAIEGRF, via the coding sequence GTGATACGCGTTCGCCTCGCGTCCGGGCGCGGCACTTTATTCGTCGCGGTGCTGATCACCGCGCTGATCGTCCTCCTGCCGATGCGACTGGCGCTCGGATGGTTCGGTGTCGCGGAAGCGGGGATGACCGCGCGCGACGTGAGCGGCACGATCTGGTCCGGCGCGCTGACCGATTCGCGGTTCGGCGATATTGCGATGGGCGATCTTTCGGCGCGCGTCTCGCCGCTGCAATTGATGCTTGGCCGCGCGCGGATCGGGCTCGCCGCGCCCGATGGTGCAGCGGGGCCGCGCCTAACCGGCGCTGTCGACGTGACACGCCATACGGTCGGGCTGACCGGCGTCACCGCCAGCCTCCCGGTCGGGAACGCCTTCGCGCCAGTGCCGGTGACGACACTGGAGCTGGATGGCGTAAGTGTCCGTTTCAAAGCAGAAAATTGCGATCGAGCGGAGGGGCGCGTGCGCGCGATTCTGACCGGGGACGTAGCGGGGCAGGTGATTCCCGCATCGATGAGCGGCACCCCGCGTTGCGATGCCGGCGCATTGCTTTTGCCGCTGACCAGCCCGGCGGGAGAGGGCTCGACGATCCGTATCTGGCCCGATGGGCGCTATCATGCGGACCTCACTCTGGCGCCCGCCGATCCGGCGCAGGCGGCGCGTTTGCAGGCTTCCGGCTTCGTCCAGACGCAACAAGGTTGGCAATTGGCGATCGAAGGACGGTTCTGA
- the gspM gene encoding type II secretion system protein GspM has translation MSALQTWYASRSLRERRLILIMLALFAITIVWAGVIRPVREGLVSTRARYDAAVIRLGETQAMVGAIHAIQRGHPQPLGAPLPDAVRERADAAGFTLASLNPDGDNVRIVISSAKAAPLLGWIAALEGDGVLVDAGTITANGDGTVAAQLALKARKP, from the coding sequence ATGAGCGCCTTGCAGACATGGTATGCTTCGCGCTCGCTCCGCGAACGTCGTCTGATCCTGATCATGCTCGCGCTGTTCGCGATAACAATCGTGTGGGCGGGGGTGATTCGCCCGGTCCGCGAGGGCCTGGTCTCCACTCGCGCACGCTATGACGCGGCGGTGATCCGGCTGGGCGAGACGCAGGCGATGGTCGGCGCGATCCATGCGATCCAGCGCGGCCATCCGCAGCCATTGGGCGCGCCGTTGCCGGATGCCGTGCGCGAACGTGCCGATGCCGCGGGTTTCACGCTCGCCAGCCTGAATCCCGATGGCGACAATGTGCGAATCGTGATTTCGAGCGCGAAGGCCGCGCCGCTGCTCGGCTGGATCGCGGCGCTTGAAGGGGATGGCGTGCTGGTCGACGCGGGCACGATCACCGCCAACGGCGATGGCACGGTGGCCGCGCAATTGGCGCTGAAGGCACGCAAGCCGTGA